TTTATTTTTTCAAGCGTTAAGTCGAACGATCCCGGTGTTCCTCTGAAATGGTCATGAATATCCGGTGTAGGGCCGTCAAGGCTAAAGCCCCACCTTGATAGGCCCACTTCCTTCGCTCTTTGCATGTTTTCTTTTGTAACATTTGCGGTAGCGCTTGGGGTCATGGAGACGCGCATTCCTTTTTTTACAGCATACTCTGCCAGTTCGTACAGGTCTTCTCTCATCATACAGTCGCCGCCCGTAAAAACTAATAGCGGATTATTCATTTCATAGATTTGATCGATGAGCTGAAATCCCTCTGTATGGCTTAATTCATTTGCGTCCGGTGTCAGTTGTGCATCCGCTCTGCAATGAATGCATTTGAGCTGACAAGCCCTAGTAACCTCCCAAATGACGATATAGGGGTTTTGATTGTAATCGATGATATGTTGATGATGATGTCCTTTCATTTGCATGCGTATCACCATTCTTCTACATAATTTTTACTGCTATCTTCATTATAAATTTGATCGTTTGCAGAGAAGGAAAAAAATGTTACAAATCGACTACAAATAGTTTGTAATTTATTGACTTCCTTTTTCAGATCGTTTATGTTTAGGGTAACTAAAACGCGGAAGGGTGACCCAATTACATGAAGTACTAATCCTATTTTTCGAGAACCTTTCAATTGAAGGCATTGGTAAGAGAGTATGTTATTGCTCTTATTCCGTCTGTCTTCAATCGGAGTTTTCAAAATAGGATTGGATTATTGTGGTTGGGCCGAAAGGGAGCGGTCTCTCTTTCTGTGTACACCTATGCCTCCTATTTTGAATGCGAATAGGAGGCATTTTTTTGTCTCCAGATCAGGAAGAATGGAGATGATTGATTTGATGTTATTGGAAGCGAACGATGTGAAAATCTCTGTCCAAGACCGCTTACTAGTAGATGTGCGAATGCTTGGCATTTATAAGAATGATCGAATTGGTCTTGTCGGGAGAAACGGAAGCGGCAAGACGAGTTTACTGCAGGTATTAGCAGGAAAGACAGAACCTGAAGAAGGGGTTGTCACGATTCGTGCCACGAGCGAATTGCTGCCGCAATTAAAGCACCAGGATAGCGTCAAAAGCGGTGGCGAGGTAACTCAAGAATATATTAATGAAGTATTTACGAAGAATCCAGCCATTCTTTTTGCGGATGAGCCGACGACGAACCTGGATACCACCCATATTGAATGGGTGGAGAAGAAACTCTCGGTGTGGAAGGGCGCTTTGGTAATTGTTTCTCATGACCGCGCTTTTCTGGATGCGCTCTGTACGACAATATGGGAGATCGATGAAGGAAGGCTGTCTATTTATAAAGGGAACTATTCCGATTATGTCAAGCAAAAGGAGGAGCAGAAGCGCCAGCAGGAGATCGCCTATGAGAAATACGAAAAAAAGAAGAAACAGCTTGAAGAAGCCGCAAAACTAAAAGAGAAGAAAGCAAACAGAGCAACGAAAGCGCCAAAATCAGTTAGTCCGTCTGAAGCAAAAATTACCGGAGCGAAGCCGTATTTTGCGAAGAAGCAGAAGAAGCTTCAGCAGACGGTTAAAGCGATGGAAACGCGCATAGACAAACTGGAGAAGGTAGAGAAGGTAAAGGAAGCGACTCCGATTAAAATGAATCTGCCGAACGAAGCCGTTTTTAAAGGACGGACCATTGTGCGGGCGGTCGAGGTGCCGGGGATGATCGGACGCCGTGTTCTTTGGGAGCCGGCAAGCTTTCACATCCGGGGTGGGGATAAGGTGGCGATCATTGGGCCGAACGGCAGCGGAAAAACGACACTGATAAAGAAGATGATCCACCAAAAGGAGGGAATTACTCTCTCTCCTTCCATGAAAATCGGCTATTTCAGCCAGAATTTAAGCATATTGGACAGCCAGCGGACAGTGCTAGAAAATGTAAGCGTCACCTCAAAGCAGGATGAGACCCTGATCCGGACGGTACTTGCAAGGCTGCGATTCTTTCGGGACGATGTGCATAAGCCTGTCGGTGTTTTGAGTGGAGGCGAGAGGGTAAAGGTTGCTTTGGCAAAGTTGTTTGTCTCTGATATTAATACGCTCATTCTCGATGAGCCGACGAATTTTCTTGATACGGAAGCGGTGGAAGCGCTGGAATCGTTATTGATCGAATACGAAGGTACCGTGATATTTGTGTCCCATGACCGGCAGTTTATCGAGAATGTCGCCACAAGAATTCTTGCGATTGATGAGAAGAAGATTGAGGTATTTGAAGGAACGTTTGCAGAATATAAGCGGCAGGTGCAAGCACAAAGCCGGGATACAACAGAAGACCAACGGTTGGTAATTGAAACAAAGCTCTCGGAAGTGCTGAGCAAGCTTAGCTTAGAGCCTTCGGAAGAACTGGAGAGGGAGTTTCAGAAGCTTCTACAGGAGAAGCGAAGGTTGGAGAATACCACATAACAAAAGGACCCGCTCGCTGTAGCGGGTCCTTTTGTTTACATGGTTGGTTGAGATATCTCGCGGACAATAAGCCATACAGTAACAATAAATATAAAAATCCAGAACCAAGCTTTTTGAAAGAACCGTTTCTTTTTTTCGGATTTCATATCGCAACATCCTCTCCATTTCCTTTGCTAGCGTATACAGTAGGGCATATGCCACGTGCTAGCCTTTATCATTTATATTCTTATTACCCCATTTTTTAAGAGGTTTACACAGCAATGGGCAAGTCTCGCTCATTTGATCTATGTATATGAAATAGAATAAATAGATATAGGTTCTAAAGACTCGGTCTAAAAAGTCCGTTTATGCGAGGTGAGCATATAAATAAAGAAAAAATTTTTATTTTATATTGTTTCATTCTACTTGTAACTGGGTACAATGGCATTAAGGAGTGAAATTTGCATGAATAAATACCCTGAGAAAACGGAAATTCTCTACGATCAGAGCCGAGAAATGCAGCTTAAGCAAACACTCGATGAATTGGAAAGTGAACTAAATAAGCCTATTTGGAAAGAATTTATAGAGGACAGTGCTGGACCTCGAAGAAATTCTTAATCCAGGCAAGATTTTTTCTCATAAA
This window of the Aneurinibacillus sp. REN35 genome carries:
- a CDS encoding Vga family ABC-F type ribosomal protection protein encodes the protein MMLLEANDVKISVQDRLLVDVRMLGIYKNDRIGLVGRNGSGKTSLLQVLAGKTEPEEGVVTIRATSELLPQLKHQDSVKSGGEVTQEYINEVFTKNPAILFADEPTTNLDTTHIEWVEKKLSVWKGALVIVSHDRAFLDALCTTIWEIDEGRLSIYKGNYSDYVKQKEEQKRQQEIAYEKYEKKKKQLEEAAKLKEKKANRATKAPKSVSPSEAKITGAKPYFAKKQKKLQQTVKAMETRIDKLEKVEKVKEATPIKMNLPNEAVFKGRTIVRAVEVPGMIGRRVLWEPASFHIRGGDKVAIIGPNGSGKTTLIKKMIHQKEGITLSPSMKIGYFSQNLSILDSQRTVLENVSVTSKQDETLIRTVLARLRFFRDDVHKPVGVLSGGERVKVALAKLFVSDINTLILDEPTNFLDTEAVEALESLLIEYEGTVIFVSHDRQFIENVATRILAIDEKKIEVFEGTFAEYKRQVQAQSRDTTEDQRLVIETKLSEVLSKLSLEPSEELEREFQKLLQEKRRLENTT